The following are from one region of the Escherichia sp. E4742 genome:
- the yncE gene encoding 7-bladed beta-propeller protein YncE translates to MHLRHLFSSRLRGSLLLGSLLVASSFSTQAAEEMLRKAVGKGAYEMAYSQQENALWLATSQSRKLDKGGVVYRLDPVTLEVTLAIHNDLKPFGATINNATQTLWFGNTVNSAVTAIDAKTGEVKGRLVLDDRKRTEEVRPLQPRELVADDATNTVYISGIGKESVIWVVDGENIKLKTAIQNTGKMSTGLALDSKGKRLYTTNADGELITIDTADNKILSRKKLLDDGKEHFFINISLDTANQRAFITDSKAAEVLVVDTRNGNILAKVAAPESLAVLFNPARNEAYVTHRQAGKVSVIDAKSYKVVKTFDTPTHPNSLALSADGKTLYVSVKQKSTKQQEATQPDDVIRIAL, encoded by the coding sequence ATGCATTTACGTCATCTGTTTTCATCGCGCCTGCGTGGTTCATTACTGTTAGGTTCATTGCTCGTTGCTTCATCATTCAGTACGCAGGCCGCAGAAGAAATGCTGCGTAAAGCGGTAGGTAAAGGTGCCTACGAAATGGCTTATAGCCAGCAGGAGAACGCGCTGTGGCTTGCTACTTCGCAAAGCCGCAAACTGGATAAAGGCGGCGTGGTTTATCGTCTCGATCCGGTCACTCTGGAAGTGACTCTGGCGATTCATAACGATCTCAAGCCGTTTGGCGCCACCATTAACAACGCTACTCAAACGTTGTGGTTTGGTAACACCGTAAACAGCGCAGTCACGGCGATAGATGCCAAAACGGGCGAAGTGAAAGGGCGTCTGGTGCTGGATGATCGTAAGCGCACGGAAGAGGTGCGCCCGCTGCAACCGCGTGAACTGGTAGCTGACGATGCCACGAACACGGTTTACATCAGTGGTATTGGCAAAGAGAGCGTGATTTGGGTCGTTGATGGCGAGAATATCAAACTGAAAACCGCCATCCAGAACACCGGTAAAATGAGCACTGGTTTAGCGCTGGATAGTAAAGGCAAACGTCTTTACACCACTAACGCTGACGGTGAATTGATTACCATCGATACCGCAGACAATAAAATCCTCAGCCGTAAAAAGCTGCTGGATGACGGCAAAGAGCACTTCTTTATCAACATCAGCCTCGATACCGCCAATCAGCGTGCATTTATCACCGACTCTAAAGCGGCAGAAGTGTTAGTGGTCGATACCCGTAATGGCAATATTCTGGCGAAGGTAGCGGCACCGGAATCACTGGCTGTGCTGTTTAACCCGGCGCGTAATGAAGCCTACGTGACGCATCGTCAGGCGGGTAAAGTTAGTGTGATTGATGCGAAAAGCTATAAGGTGGTGAAAACGTTCGATACGCCGACTCATCCGAATAGCCTGGCGTTGTCTGCCGATGGCAAAACGCTGTATGTCAGTGTTAAACAAAAATCCACTAAACAGCAGGAAGCTACCCAGCCGGACGATGTGATTCGTATTGCGCTGTAA